The Streptosporangiales bacterium nucleotide sequence TGACGAACGGCTGCTGCGCCGCGCCGGCAACTCCGGCGCCGAGCGGAGGCACGGTGACGAGTAGCAGCAGGCCGAGGGTGACGAGCAGGATCCGGATGCGGGTCGCGGTCATCGGCGCGGCCCTCCGTCTCGGCGAAGCCTTGTGTGACGGTGCGTGTTGCCACGGGCGACATTAGTCACCGGTACCGGGTCAATGCCGGCAAGTTCCCCGATTCGGCGCGTCGACGGGTGCGGTCCGCACCGGGTGGTGCGCCCGCCGCCACGGCCGCGGGCCGGAGTCGCGCAGCGACATGCCGCCGACCTCGTACACGTGCACGATGCCGCCGCCGCACTCGTGCTGGGTGATCCAGCTGTCCAGGTGCTCGTGGGCGGCGTGGTCGAGGAAGTCGGTGACCAGCTCGAGCTCGACGACACTGCCGGCCGGTATCTGGCCGAGCACCCGGGACAGCCGGGGGAGGGCGAGGAAGCTGAGCGTGCCCTCCACGACGACGAGCCAGTGCGGCGGGTCGGCCGGCGGCGTCTCCAGCTGCTCGGCGTCGACCCGCGCCCACACCACCCTGGCGACCACGACGACCAGCGCGACGGCCAGCCCGATCAGCACGCCCTCGAGCAGGTTGAACACGACGACGCCGAGCGCCGTCGCCAGGTAGACGGGCAGCTCGCGGTGCCGGCGGATCCGCCTGATGTCCGTCACCTTCACCAGCTGCAGGCCGACGACCACCAGCAGGCCGGCGAGCGCGGCCATCGGGATGCGTTCGACGAGTCCGGCGAGCAGGAGCGCGAACACCAGCACCCACACGCCGTGCAGCACCGTGGACGCGCGGGTGCGGGCGCCGGCGCCCACGTTGGTCGAGCTGCGGACGATCACGCCGGTGATCGGCAGTCCGCCGAGAGTGCCGGAGACCGCGTTGGCGGCGCCTTGGCCGACCAGCTCGCGGTCGAGGTCCGTACGGTGCCCCGGCCGCAGCCGGTCGACGGCGGTGGCGGAGAGCAGGCTCTCCACGCTGGCGATCGCCGTGACCGTCACCACTCCGACGGTGAAGGCGCCCCAGCCGGCGTCCGGCAGCTGGGGCGGGTGCAGTGCGGCGAGCAGCGAGCCAGGCATCTCCACCGTGGCGACGTCCATCGGTGCCAGCGCGGCGGCCGCGGTGGCGAGCGCGATCGCGGCGAGCGGCCCGGGGACGGCACGCAGGCGCTTCGGCAGCCGTGGCCAGCCGAGCACGACGGCGATCACCAGCAGCCCGAGCACGGCGGCGTTCTCGTGCAGGTGGGCGAGCTGTCCAGGCAGGGCGAGCACGTTGCGCAGTGCGTCGCTCTGCGGTGCGCCGCCGAGCACGACGTGCAGCTGCGCCAGCGCGATGGTGACGCCGATGCCGGCGAGCATGCCGTGCACGATGGCCGGCGACAGGGCCAGCGCCACCCGGGCGACCCGGCAGCTGCCGAGCACGATCTGGAGCAGCCCGGCGAGGGCCGTGATGGCACAGGTGACCGGCCAGCCGAACTGGGTGATCAGGTCGGCGACGACCACGGTGAGCCCGGCGGCGGGTCCGCTGACCTGCAGCCGTGAACCGCCGGCGGCGCCGACCACCAGCCCGCCGACGATGGCCGCGACCAACCCCGCCGCGACGGGAGCGCCGGTGGCGACTGCGATGCCCAGCGACAACGGCACCGCGACGAGGAACACGACCAGGGACGCCGGCAGGTCGTACCTGGCGATCTCCGCTGCGAGGCGCGGGCACCGTGGCATCTCCACCTCCCCCGAGCGATGACCATCGATCACATTGTGTCACGAAGTCGGGCACGGAGAGTAGTTATCGGGAAGCGGATCCGTTTCCAGGTCGCGGCAGGTACCTGGCGCAGGTGACCGAGAACGTCACCGGCGTCCGGTCGGCCAGCCGGGCGATCTTGTCGGCAAGCTCCGCCCGGTCGGTGTGCCAGGCGCTCGGCCCCATGGCGACGGCGGCGGCCACCAGGTCGCGGTCGAGCGCCACCGTCGCGTCGAAGCTCTCGGCCGCGGCGAGCTCGAAGTGCTCGTCGAGCTTGTCGGCGACCCGCTGTTCCTTGTCCGCCGCTACGGTCAGCAGGCCGAGGGCGGAGACCAGCTCGCCGAGGTGCCGCTGCGTCGGCGTCACCACGACGAGCCGGCCGTCCGGGCGCAGCACCCGGTGGAACTCCGCGCCGTTGCGCGGCGCGAACACGTCGAGGACCACGTCGGCGGCGTCGGTCGCCACCGGGAGCTGCCGCCAGACGTCGCAGGCGACGGCGCCGAGTCGGGGATGTGCCTTGGCCGCGCGCCGGCAAGCGTACTTGGAGACGTCGAGGGCGAGTCCCACGCAGCCGGGCAGGCGCGCGACGGTGTGCGCCAGGTAGTAGCCGGTGCCCGCCCCGACGTCGACGACGCATCCGGCCGCGCCGGCCATCGCGATGACCAGCTCGGCGACGGGTGCGTAGTGACCGGCGGCGAGGAACTCCTCGCGTGCCCGCACCATCGCGGCGCTGTCGCCGGCGTCGCCGCGAGCGTCGCCACGCAGCAGGCTCACGTACCCGTGCCGCGCGACGTCGAACGTATGGCCGTTCGTGCAACGGACGGACCGCTGTACGAGCGTGAGCTCACCTGCGCAGTGCGGACACCGGAGGTACGCCATCACGTCGGCCAGCATCGGCTCACTCTGGCACGGCCGTACCGCCCTGCCGCCGGGTGCCCCCGCGGCAGGGCGGTACGGCCGTCCGGTGAGAATGGCACCATGACCGAATCAGTCCCCACCTCCGCACTGGATCCCGCTATTGCCGCCCGCCTGAAGAGGGACGCGGCCGGACTCGTCGCCGCGGTCGTGCAGCAGCACGACACGCGGGAGGTACTGATGCTCGGTTGGATGGACGACGAGGCACTGCATCGCACGCTGACGACAGGGCGGTGTACGTTCTGGAGTCGCAGCAGGAGCGAGTACTGGGTGAAGGGTGCGACGTCCGGGCACTCCCAGTACGTCAAGTCCGTCGCTCTCGACTGCGACGGCGACGCGGTGCTCGTGCTCGTGGATCAGGTGGGCGCGGCCTGCCACACCGGCGACCGCACCTGCTTCGACGCGGACGAGCTGCCGGCCGTCGCCGGCGAGCGCCCGGTCGCGACCCCATGACGGCGCTGACCGCGCGGGCCACCCGCAGCGGCGTGGTCGTGCCCGACCGCGAGACGTTCCGCGCCCTCGACCAACCGGTGGTCCCCGTGACCCGCCGGCTGCTCGCCGACGGCGAGACGCCGGTCGGCCTCTACCGTGCGCTCGCCGGCGACAGGGCCGGCACGTTCCTGCTGGAGTCGGCCGAGCACGGCAGGTCGTGGTCGAGGTACTCGTTCGTCGGCGTCCGCAGCCGCGCGACGCTCACCGTCAAAGACGGCAACGCGGTCTGGCTGGGCGACCCGCCACCCTGTGTGCCACGCACGGGGGAGCCGCTCACCGTGTTGCGCGACACGATCGAGACGCTGCGCAGCCCGCGCGACACCGGCCTGCCACCACTGACTGGCGGCATGGTGGGGTACGTCGCGTACGACGCCGTGCGGCGGATCGAACGGCTGCCCGACAGCACGGTCGACGACCTGCACGTGCCCGACCTGACCATGCTGCTCGCGACCGACCTGGCCGTGCTCGACCACCACGACGGCACCGTGTTGCTGATCGCGAACGCGTTCCCCGGCGACGACCCGGACTCCGCGTACGACGACGCCGTGGCCCGGCTGGACGAGATGACCGCCGCGCTGCGGCAGCCGGCGGCGGCGTCCGCGGTCACCATGGACCCGCAGGCGACGCCGCGGTTCAGCTGCAACACCCCGGACGGCGGGTACCAGGACGCCGTACGCAAGGCGAAGGAGTACATCAGGGCCGGCGACTGCTTCCAGATCGTGCCGAGCCAGCGGTTCGAGATGCGGACGACCGCCACGCCGCTGGACATCTACCGCGTGCTGCGCACCACCAACCCGAGCCCGTACATGTACTTGCTGAACCTCGGTGACCACCACGTCGTCGGCTCCAGCCCGGAGGCGCACGTGAAGGTCACCGAGGGCAGCGCGATGCTGCACCCGATCGCCGGCACCAGGCCGCGCGGTGCCACGGCGGAGGAGGACGCGGCGCTCGAGCAGGAGCTGGCCGCCGACCCGAAGGAACGCGCGGAGCACCTGATGCTGGTCGACCTCGGCCGCAACGACCTCGGCCGGGTGGCGGCCGCGGGCACCGTGGACGTCCAGCAGTTCATGGAGGTCGAGCGGTACAGCCACGTGATGCACCTGGTGTCCACGATCGTCTGCGACCTCGCGCCCGGCCGTACGGCGTTCGACGTGCTCGCCGCGACGCTGCCCGCGGGCACGCTGTCGGGCGCGCCGAAGGTGCGCGCGATGGAGATCATCGACGAGCTGGAGTCCACCAGGCGCGGTCTCTACGGCGGCACCGTCGGCTACCTCGACTTCGCCGGCGACCTCGACATGGCGATCGCCATCCGTACGGCACTCGTGCGGGAGCAGGTGGCGTACGTCCAGGCGGGCGGCGGCATCGTCGCCGACTCCGTGCCCGACGATGAGGACCAGGAGACCCGCAACAAGGCCGCCGCGGTGCTCGCCGCCGTCGCCGTCGCGGAGACGTTCGGGCCGGCATGACAGCGCACCCCGACGCGGGCACCCCGCCGCCGCGGCGTACGGGGCGGGAGGCGGCGCTGGTGCTCGGCGCCGGTGTGCTCGCAGCCGGGTTCCTGCTGCTCGCCGTCGGCCGCACCTGGGCGAGCTTCGCCGTGGCGACGCCCGGCGTACCGCGCTACGAGGAGGCGCTCACCGGTCGCCAGCTCGCGCCGGCCGCGCTCGGGCTCGGGCTGGCCGCGCTCGCGGGCGTGCTCGCCGTGCTCGCCACGCGCGGCTGGGGCCGCCGGGTGGCCGGTGCCGTCGTCGCGCTGTGCGGCGCCGGCAGTGCCGTCGCCACGGCGGTGGCGGTCGGCGCCGGTGGTACGGCACGGCAGGAGGTGGCGTTCAGCGGCCTGACCGTCGAGGCCGACTACACCGCCTGGCCGGTGCTCACCATCGTCGCGGCCGCGCTGTGCGCGCTGGCCGGCGTGGTGACCGTGTGGCGCGGTCCGCGCTGGCCCGGCATGGGCACCAGGTACGACGCGCCGCGCAAGCGCGAGCGCGACGAGGAACCGGACATGTGGCGCGCATTCGACCGCGGCGATGACCCGACGGCGGACCGATGAGATCGTCGGTCGCCGTCGTCCGAGCTTGACCGACCTGCACAAATGCGGATCGGCAGTCCGCCTGCCCACGACCTCGTTGGTACGCTGAGAGGGATGAGCGCGCCAAGCACCGTGCCGGGGACCGGCGTGTCCGTGGCGGCCCGCCCGGACCGCCTGCGGCGGCTGCTGCCGCCGACGCTGGTCGCCCTGCCGCTGCTCGCGGCCACCGGGTACGTCGCGGCGGTCGACCCGGCGAAGCCCGGCCACTACCCGAGCTGTCCGATCCTGCTCGGCACCGGGCTTTACTGCCCCGGCTGCGGTGGCTTGCGGGCACTGCACGAGCTGACCCACGGCAACGTGCTCGGCGCACTGGACTACAACGCGTTCGGCGTGCTGTTCATCCTCGCCGGCGGCCTGCTTTGGCTGTCGTGGCTCGTGACCAGGTTGCGGGTGCGTCCGGTGCACGCCCGTCTGGTCCTGGTCGTCAGCGTCGCGATGCTCGCGATCGCGCCAGTCTTCATGGTCGTGCGCAACCTACCGTTCGGTCAGTTGCTCGCACCCTGATCGTGCCGCCCCGCGCGCGGGCCTCTGTTGGTCGGCCGCTACGATCACGGCACGTCTACATCGGGGAAGGGACGCCTTGGCGTGAGCGTGCTCGACGACATCCTGGTCGGCGTACGCGAGGATCTCGCCCGTCGTGAGGCTGAGGTCTCGCTTGATCAACTCAAGCAGCGTGCGGCGCGGCAACCTACGCCAATGGACGGGTTCGCCGCCCTCGCCGGCCCCGACGTCTCGGTGATCACCGAGGTGAAGCGCAGCAGTCCGTCGCGCGGCGAGCTCGCGACGATCGCCGACCCGGCCGCGCTGGCCGCGAAGTACGCCGAGGGCGGGGCACACGCGATCAGCGTGTTGACCGAGCAGCGGTGGTTCGCCGGCTCGCTCGACGACCTGGTGTCGGTGCGGCAGGCGGTCGAGGTCCCCGTGCTCCGCAAGGACTTCGTGGTGAGCGCGTACCAGCTGTGGGAGGCGCGCACGTTCGGCGCCGACCTGGTGCTGCTGATCGTCGCGGCGCTGGAGCAGGAGGCGCTCGTCTCGCTGGTCGAGCGCGCGGAGTCGATCGGGCTGACCCCGCTCGTCGAGGTGCACGACGAGGACGAGGTGCCGCGCGCGCTGGCTGCGGGTGCCAGGCTGATCGGGGTGAACGCCCGCGACCTGCGCACCATGGAGGTCGACAGGGACAGGTTCGCGCGGCTGGCGGAGATCCTGCCGTCGTACGTCGTGAAGATCGCAGAGTCCGGGGTGCGCGACACCAGGGACCTGCTGACCTACGCGCAGGCGGGTGCCGACGCGGTGCTCGTCGGGGAGTCGCTGGTGAAGCACGGCGACCCGAAGCAAGCGGTGGCCGAGCTGGTGACCGCGGGCGCCCACCCGGCGTGCCGACACGGTCCTCGGTGACGGACGCCGTCGCGGGCAGCGTAGATTCTCCGCTGTGAGCACAGGAGACCAGGAGCAGTTGACCGGGCACTTCGGGGTGTTCGGCGGGCGGTTCGTCCCCGAGGCGCTGATCGCGGCCCTCGACCAGCTGGAAGCCGAGCACAACAAGGCCTGGCACGACGACGACTTCCGCGCCGAGTTCGACCGGCTGCTGCGCGACTACGCCAACTGCCCGAGCCCGCTGTACGAGGCCACCCGGCTGTCCGACGAGCTCGGCGTGCGGGTGCTGCTCAAGCGTGAGGACCTCAACCACACCGGTGCGCACAAGATCCGCAACGTGCTCGGCCAGGCGCTGCTCACCAAGCGGATGGGCAAGTCCAGGGTCATCGCGGAGACCGGTGCCGGCCAGCACGGTGTCGCGAGCGCGACCGCGTGCGCGTACCTCGACCTCGACTGCGTGGTCTACATGGGCGAGGCGGACACCAGGCGCCAGGCGATGAACGTCTCGCGGATGCGGCTGCTCGGCGCCGAGGTGATCCCCGTGACTACCGGGTCGCGGACGCTGAAGGACGCCATCAACGAGGCGCTGCGCGACTGGGTCACGAACGTCGAGAGCACCCACTACCTGCTCGGCACGGCCGCCGGCCCGCACCCGTTCCCCGCGCTGGTGCGCGACTTCGTCGGCGGGATCGGCATCGAGGCGAGGCAGCAGTGCCTCGACCAGCTCGGCCGGCTGCCGGACGCGGTCTGCGCGTGCGTGGGTGGTGGCTCGAACGCGATCGGCTCGTTCCACGCGTTCGTGCCGGACGAGAGCGTGCGGCTGTACGGGTTCGAGGCGGCCGGTGACGGCGTCGAGACCGGCCGGCACGCGGCGAGCATCACCGGCGGCGCAGTGGGCGTGCTGCACGGTGCCCGCACGTACCTGCTGCAGGACGAGGACGGCCAGACGGTGGAGAGCCACTCGATCTCCGCCGGGCTCGACTATCCCGCCGTCGGACCGGAGCACGCGTACCTGCACGACACCGGCCGCGCGACGTACCAGCCGGTGACCGACGCGGAGGCGATGGACGCGTTCGCGCTGCTGTGCCGCACCGAGGGGATCATCCCGGCGATCGAGTCCGCGCACGCGCTCGCCGGGGCGCGCCGCATCGCGCGCGACCTGCCGGCCGACGCGGTGGTCGTCGTCACGCTCTCCGGGCGCGGCGACAAGGACGGCGACACGGCCGCCCAGTGGTACGCGACGCACCAGGAGAACGCATGAGTACGTCGACCGCCTTCGAGCGGGCCCGCGGTGAGGACCGCGCCGTCCTCGTCGGCTACCTGCCCGCCGGCTTCCCCACGTTCGACGGCGGCGTGGCCGCGCTGACCGCGATGGTCGAGGCCGGGGTGGACGTCGTCGAGGTGGGGCTGCCGTACAGCGACCCGGTGATGGACGGCCCGACCATCCAGGCGGCGGCCGAGCAGGCGCTGCGCGGCGGCACCAGGACCAGGGACGTGCTGCGTACGGTCGAGGCGGTAGCCGCGACCGGTGCGCCGACGCTGTGCATGACGTACTGGAACCCGATCGAGCGGTACGGCGTACCGCGGTTCGCCGCCGACCTGGCCGGTGCCGGCGGCGCGGGCCTGATCACGCCGGACCTGATCCCGGAGGAGGCGGCGCCGTGGCTGGCGGCCAGCGACGAGCACGGCCTCGACCGGGTGTTCCTGGTGGCGCCGAGCTCCACCGGCGAGCGGATCGCCGCGACCGCCGCGGTGTGCCGCGGCTTCGTCTACGCGGCGTCGCTGATGGGCGTGACCGGCACCAGGGACGAGACCAGCTCGCACGGTGCGGAGCTGGTGAAGCGCACCCGCGCGGCGACACAGCTGCCGGTCGGCGTCGGGCTCGGGGTGTCGAACGGTGACCAGGCCGCCGAGGTCGCCGGCTACGCGGACGCGGTGATCGTCGGGTCCGCGTTCGTGCGCCGGCTGCTCGACGCGGACTCCCCGGACGCCGGTGTGAAGGCCGTCGCCGAGTTCGCCGCCGAACTGGCCGACGGCGTGCGCCGTTAGCCGATCCCCGCGAGCACGCCCGGCCGGTCTGCGGTCTCAGCGGCGGAGCGGGGTCGACGGCGTGCGCCGTTAGCCGATCCGCGGGATGCCCGGCCGGTCAGTGGTCTCAGCGGCCGAGTACGCCGGCGATGAGGGCAGGGACGTCGGCGGCGTCGAGGGGGTCGGGGGTCAGTAGCCGGCGGTAGAAGACGGCGCCGGCGAGGGCGATGGAGGCCCGTTCCGGGTCCAGGTCGGCGGGGAAGTCGCCGCTCGCTACGCCGGCGGCGAGGATGCGCACGACCGTCTGCCGGCGCCTGGCCGCGTAGCCGTGGAAGAAGTCGCGCACCGTCGGGTCCTGTTCCGCGGCTTCCACCAGGGCGGGCACGCAGCGGCCGAACGTGGAGTCGCGCATCGCGTCGGCGAGGTGGCGCAGCACCGCCTCCAGCTGCTCCCGCGGCGTGCCGTCGACGGTGGCCGGACCCGGCTGCTCGTTGAGCGTCTCGAGCGCGTCGGCGACGAGGGTGAGCTTGTCGCCCCACAGCCGGTAGATGGTGCTCTTGCCCACGCCCGCGCGGCTCGCCACGGCCTCGACGCGCAGGCCGCCGTAGCCGGACGCGGCGAGCTCGGCGAGGGCCGCCCGGCGAATCACCTGGCGGGAGCGGGATATCCGCGGATCCACATGTTCCGTCGTCATGCCGTCTATGATACGTTATCGTTTCATACACGACCAAGGAGGTCACCATGGACTCGACAGTCGAGACCGTGGGCGTGAGGTACTTCGTCGACGACGTGCCCGCCGCGGTGGAGTTCTACCGCAGGCTCGGGTTCGAGGTGGCGTTCCAGCCGGGCGCGGGGTTCGCCGTCCTGGTCAGGGGCGCGCTGCGGCTGATGCTGAACCAGGTGGATTCGCCCGGCGGCGCGACCCAGCCGATGCCGGACGGCCGGCGGCCGGAGCCCGGCGGCTGGAACCGGCTGCAGCTGACCGTGCCCGACCTCGCCGGCATGGTGGCCGAGCTACGCGACGGGGGAGCCGGCTTCCGCGGCGACGTCGTACACGGCCACGGCGGCGACCAGGTGCTGCTCGACGACCCGTCGGGCAACCCGGTGGAGCTCTTCCAGCCGCACCCGGCCTGACGGCGCCCGCCCGCGTCAGGAGCGCTCGGCGCGGTTGGTCACTTCCCGTTCCAGCGCTTGCGGGGTCTTCATCGACTTGGCCAACGTGCCGTCGCTGCCGCCGAGGACGACCTTGCCGTCGAGGAGCGCGGTCGGGGCGCCGGCGCGGTCGAACCGGTCGTCGAACTCGGCCTGCACCCGTTCCAGCCACGGGCGGTAGCGCTCGTCGCGCACGCAAGACCGGAAGTCCGCGTCCACCAGACCGGGGACGCCGCGCGCCAGCTCGATGACGCGCTCCTCGGTGAAGCCGTCCTCGCTCTCCGGCGGCTGGTGGCCGAACAGCCGCGCGTGGTACGGGCGGAACTTGCCGGTGTCCTGTGCGCACGCGGCCGCGTTGCCCGCCACCTTCGAGCCGCTGCCGCGGAACGGAGCGTCGATGATCGTCGCGACGTGGTACTCGACCCGCAGTGAGCCGTCGTCGACCAGCTCGTCGACGGTCGGCCCGAACCGCTGCTCGAAGCTGCCGCACGCCGGGCAGCGGAAGTCCTCGTACACGGTCAGGGTGACCGGGGCCGAGCGCTTGCCGACGGCCAACGCGGTGCCACCCACCACCGCGCCGCGCGGAGTGGGGCCCTCGTCGGGGGTGCCGAGCCGCTGCACGACGACGGTCACGATCGCGACCAGTACAAGCACGGCGACGCCCGCGAAGCCCATCGTCACGGCCCTGCGCCGCCTGGCCCTGCGCTCCTGCTCGCGGCTCAGCTCGGCCTGTCGCTGCGCTTCCTCGCGCCGCCGTTGCTTGGCCCTGGCGCGCTTCTCCTTCGCGCTCACCGCAGTGTGGCGGAACCCTGGCGCAGTGCCATCAGCTCGCCGCCTTGGCCCGCTGGTTGACGGTCTTCTCGAACTGCTGCGGGGTGGCCATCTCCGATGCCATCTCGCGCTGTTCGCCGCCGAACATGACCTTGTCGTCGAGGATCAGCGACGGCGTGCTCGGCTGTGGGAAGCGTTTGGTGAACTCCTTCTCCACCTTCGGCAGCCACTTGCGGAACTGGTCCTTCTTCACACACTTCTGGAACTTGGGATCGTCGCCCAGCCCCTTGATCTGGCTGGACAACATGAGCACGTTCTGCGCGGTGAAGAGGTCCTGGTCCTCCGGTGGCTGGCTGGCGAAGAGCCCGGTGTGCAGCTTCTGGAACTGGCCGACCTCGTTCGCGCACAGCGCGGCGTTGCCGGCCACCTTGGAGCCGTTGCCGCCCACGTTCGCGTCGATGATCGTCACGAGGCGGTACTTGACCTTGAGCTTGCCCTCCTTGACGAGCTTGTTGATGCTCTTCCCGTAGGCGGCCTCGAACTGCTTGCAGGCGGGGCAGCGGAAGTCCTCGTAGACGGTCAGCGTCACCGGGGCGTCCGGGTCGCCGACGGGCACGGAGAGGCCGTCCTTGTCGATCTTGTCCGGCGTCCTGGCCTTGATCGCGGCGCGCTGCTTGGCCTTCGCCTCCGCCTCGTCGCGCTGCTGCTTCTGGTAGACCAATACGCCGCCGGTGGCGATGAGCGCGAGCACGAGCACGCCCGCGGCGAGCCCGATGATGCGGTTGCGCCTGGTGCGTCGCTTGCGCCGTTCCATCTCCTGGCGCAAGCGTTCGCGGGCGGCCGCCTTCTGCTCCTTGCGGGAGGCCATCGAGGTCTACCTTTCCTCTCGTGCGGCAGATGTGAGCGCCATCTGGAATGATGTCAGGTCGTACCAGCGAGGTGTGGGCCGAGTCCCCTGCCGGTATTGATCGCGGTACACAAGGCCGGTGCACGACCCAAGACGAATGGCACGGCTCGTGGAGCGAACAACGTGAGTGAGTCCCAGGAAGGTTCCCGTGCTCCGGGTGGAGATCTCGCCGCCAATCGGGATATAGCAGGCGCCGACAGCGCTAGGGTGCCGAAGATGAGGAGCGGATCGAGCGTGGGGGTGCGGGAGCTGCCATGAACCTGGCCGCGATCCCCAGCCCGACGCAGAGCGCCTGGCCCATCGCCGGGTTCCCGATTCGTGCGTACGCCCTGTGCATCATCGCCGGCATCGTCGTCGCGCTGTTCCTCACCTACCGCAGGTGGCGGGCCCGCGGCGGCGACCCGGGCGCGGTGTTCGACATCGCCACCTGGGCAGTGCCGTTCGGCCTGGTGGGCGCCAGGCTCTACCACGTGATCACGGACTGGCACCTGTACTTCGCCCCCGGCAAGAACCCGTGGGCGGCGTTCGCCGTCTGGGAGGGCGGCCTCGGCATCTGGGGCGCCGTCGCGGGCGGCGCGCTCGGCGCCTGGATCGGTTGCCGGCGGATGCGGATCTCCCTCGCCGCGTTCGCGGACGCCGCCGCGCCCGGTATCGTGCTCGCGCAGGCGCTCGGGCGCTGGGGCAACTGGTTCAACAACGAGCTCTACGGCCGCGCCACCGACGTGCCGTGGGCGCTGACCATCCACCAGATCGACCCGACGACGTACCGGGCGGTGATGGAGAACGGCGAGCCGGTCGTCATCGGCTACTTCCACCCGACGTTCCTGTACGAGTCGCTGTGGTGCGTCGGCGTGGCGCTGCTGGTGCTGTGGGCCGACCGCAGGTTCCAGCTCGGCCACGGCCGCGCGTTCGCGCTGTACGTCGCCGCGTACACCCTCGGGCGGGCGTGGATCGAGTGGCTACGGGTCGACCCGGCCCACGAGTTCCTCGGCTTCCGGGTGAACGACTGGGTGAGCGTGGCGGTCTTTCTCGGCGCGGTCGGGTTCCTCGTCGCGACCAGGGGACGCGGCAGGGAAGCCGTGGTGCAGGTGAGCGAGCCGGTGCACGAGGACCCGATCGCCGAGGCGGAGGCCGCCGTGGACGCCGAGGACGACGTCGCCGACGACACGCCGGACGTGGCCGAGGCCGAGCTGCCCGCCTCGGACGACGAGCTGGACGACATCGCGGTCAGCGAGGCGAAGAAGCTGGACGAGT carries:
- a CDS encoding DUF2752 domain-containing protein, with product MSAPSTVPGTGVSVAARPDRLRRLLPPTLVALPLLAATGYVAAVDPAKPGHYPSCPILLGTGLYCPGCGGLRALHELTHGNVLGALDYNAFGVLFILAGGLLWLSWLVTRLRVRPVHARLVLVVSVAMLAIAPVFMVVRNLPFGQLLAP
- a CDS encoding TetR family transcriptional regulator — translated: MTTEHVDPRISRSRQVIRRAALAELAASGYGGLRVEAVASRAGVGKSTIYRLWGDKLTLVADALETLNEQPGPATVDGTPREQLEAVLRHLADAMRDSTFGRCVPALVEAAEQDPTVRDFFHGYAARRRQTVVRILAAGVASGDFPADLDPERASIALAGAVFYRRLLTPDPLDAADVPALIAGVLGR
- a CDS encoding tryptophan synthase subunit alpha, whose amino-acid sequence is MSTSTAFERARGEDRAVLVGYLPAGFPTFDGGVAALTAMVEAGVDVVEVGLPYSDPVMDGPTIQAAAEQALRGGTRTRDVLRTVEAVAATGAPTLCMTYWNPIERYGVPRFAADLAGAGGAGLITPDLIPEEAAPWLAASDEHGLDRVFLVAPSSTGERIAATAAVCRGFVYAASLMGVTGTRDETSSHGAELVKRTRAATQLPVGVGLGVSNGDQAAEVAGYADAVIVGSAFVRRLLDADSPDAGVKAVAEFAAELADGVRR
- a CDS encoding thioredoxin domain-containing protein: MSAKEKRARAKQRRREEAQRQAELSREQERRARRRRAVTMGFAGVAVLVLVAIVTVVVQRLGTPDEGPTPRGAVVGGTALAVGKRSAPVTLTVYEDFRCPACGSFEQRFGPTVDELVDDGSLRVEYHVATIIDAPFRGSGSKVAGNAAACAQDTGKFRPYHARLFGHQPPESEDGFTEERVIELARGVPGLVDADFRSCVRDERYRPWLERVQAEFDDRFDRAGAPTALLDGKVVLGGSDGTLAKSMKTPQALEREVTNRAERS
- the hisI gene encoding phosphoribosyl-AMP cyclohydrolase encodes the protein MTESVPTSALDPAIAARLKRDAAGLVAAVVQQHDTREVLMLGWMDDEALHRTLTTGRCTFWSRSRSEYWVKGATSGHSQYVKSVALDCDGDAVLVLVDQVGAACHTGDRTCFDADELPAVAGERPVATP
- a CDS encoding methyltransferase domain-containing protein; protein product: MLADVMAYLRCPHCAGELTLVQRSVRCTNGHTFDVARHGYVSLLRGDARGDAGDSAAMVRAREEFLAAGHYAPVAELVIAMAGAAGCVVDVGAGTGYYLAHTVARLPGCVGLALDVSKYACRRAAKAHPRLGAVACDVWRQLPVATDAADVVLDVFAPRNGAEFHRVLRPDGRLVVVTPTQRHLGELVSALGLLTVAADKEQRVADKLDEHFELAAAESFDATVALDRDLVAAAVAMGPSAWHTDRAELADKIARLADRTPVTFSVTCARYLPRPGNGSASR
- a CDS encoding anthranilate synthase component I, which produces MTALTARATRSGVVVPDRETFRALDQPVVPVTRRLLADGETPVGLYRALAGDRAGTFLLESAEHGRSWSRYSFVGVRSRATLTVKDGNAVWLGDPPPCVPRTGEPLTVLRDTIETLRSPRDTGLPPLTGGMVGYVAYDAVRRIERLPDSTVDDLHVPDLTMLLATDLAVLDHHDGTVLLIANAFPGDDPDSAYDDAVARLDEMTAALRQPAAASAVTMDPQATPRFSCNTPDGGYQDAVRKAKEYIRAGDCFQIVPSQRFEMRTTATPLDIYRVLRTTNPSPYMYLLNLGDHHVVGSSPEAHVKVTEGSAMLHPIAGTRPRGATAEEDAALEQELAADPKERAEHLMLVDLGRNDLGRVAAAGTVDVQQFMEVERYSHVMHLVSTIVCDLAPGRTAFDVLAATLPAGTLSGAPKVRAMEIIDELESTRRGLYGGTVGYLDFAGDLDMAIAIRTALVREQVAYVQAGGGIVADSVPDDEDQETRNKAAAVLAAVAVAETFGPA
- the trpB gene encoding tryptophan synthase subunit beta, producing MSTGDQEQLTGHFGVFGGRFVPEALIAALDQLEAEHNKAWHDDDFRAEFDRLLRDYANCPSPLYEATRLSDELGVRVLLKREDLNHTGAHKIRNVLGQALLTKRMGKSRVIAETGAGQHGVASATACAYLDLDCVVYMGEADTRRQAMNVSRMRLLGAEVIPVTTGSRTLKDAINEALRDWVTNVESTHYLLGTAAGPHPFPALVRDFVGGIGIEARQQCLDQLGRLPDAVCACVGGGSNAIGSFHAFVPDESVRLYGFEAAGDGVETGRHAASITGGAVGVLHGARTYLLQDEDGQTVESHSISAGLDYPAVGPEHAYLHDTGRATYQPVTDAEAMDAFALLCRTEGIIPAIESAHALAGARRIARDLPADAVVVVTLSGRGDKDGDTAAQWYATHQENA
- a CDS encoding VOC family protein gives rise to the protein MDSTVETVGVRYFVDDVPAAVEFYRRLGFEVAFQPGAGFAVLVRGALRLMLNQVDSPGGATQPMPDGRRPEPGGWNRLQLTVPDLAGMVAELRDGGAGFRGDVVHGHGGDQVLLDDPSGNPVELFQPHPA
- the trpC gene encoding indole-3-glycerol phosphate synthase TrpC; amino-acid sequence: MSVLDDILVGVREDLARREAEVSLDQLKQRAARQPTPMDGFAALAGPDVSVITEVKRSSPSRGELATIADPAALAAKYAEGGAHAISVLTEQRWFAGSLDDLVSVRQAVEVPVLRKDFVVSAYQLWEARTFGADLVLLIVAALEQEALVSLVERAESIGLTPLVEVHDEDEVPRALAAGARLIGVNARDLRTMEVDRDRFARLAEILPSYVVKIAESGVRDTRDLLTYAQAGADAVLVGESLVKHGDPKQAVAELVTAGAHPACRHGPR